Sequence from the Terriglobales bacterium genome:
CAATGTCCCCGTGCCAGAACAGGGCACATCGGCAAGTACGCGATCGAAGCTGTTGCCAACCGGCAGATGCTGCGCATCTGCAGCGACCACCCGCACGTTTGTCGACTTCACCAGATCACGCAGCAGACTCGCTCGATGTGGATGAAGTTCGGCGGCCAGAATACTGGCTTCGGGATTGCGGTCGGCAAGCACGCTCGTCTTGCCCCCCGGCGCGGCGCAGCAGTCGAGCAGCCTCTCTCCGCGGCCTACCAGAGTCGCCACCAACTGCGAGGCTTCATCCTGAATTGTTATCCTTCCCTCGCGGATGGCTTTGTTGCGGCTGACGTCACCCGAGAGGGCGTCGCCAGGTAGAACGAGACGCGCGTTGGCCATCAAAACGCCAGGGGCAAGACGGATGTGCTCGCGTCGCAATTCGTCTTCTGCCGCAGGATCGCACAGGCGAATGGCTTTAACCGGCACTTGCTGATCGTAGCCGCAGATCCTGGCTGTGTTCTCCGGACCAAATTCGCGGTACCAGCGCTCTACCAACCACGCAGGATGGGCGAATGCCGCTGCGATTGCCGCGGCACTGCTACTGGCTCCTGCACCGCCGAAGTTTTCTCTCAGCTCCGATCCACGTTGTGAGATTTTCCGCAGCACGGCGTTCACGAATGGAGCAGCGGAACGCTTTCGTGCCGTTTTGACCAACTCCACGCTTTCGTTAATTGCCGCATGGGCTGGGATACGCTCGAGCGCGGCGAGCTGGTACGTTCCCAGGCGTAACGCAGCCAGTACTTCGATATCCAGTTTCTCCAGCCGCTGCGATGAGGTACGGGCGATTTCAGCGTCCAGCGACGAACGCCAGCGCAGTACTCCCATCACCAGTTCAGTGCTCAGTCCGTGATCGGCGGCAGAAAGCTTCTGCAACCGGGGAGAATGCAGCAGCTCTGAGCCGTA
This genomic interval carries:
- a CDS encoding transcription antitermination factor NusB produces the protein MLVSPARAAAFEILLKVETEGAYGSELLHSPRLQKLSAADHGLSTELVMGVLRWRSSLDAEIARTSSQRLEKLDIEVLAALRLGTYQLAALERIPAHAAINESVELVKTARKRSAAPFVNAVLRKISQRGSELRENFGGAGASSSAAAIAAAFAHPAWLVERWYREFGPENTARICGYDQQVPVKAIRLCDPAAEDELRREHIRLAPGVLMANARLVLPGDALSGDVSRNKAIREGRITIQDEASQLVATLVGRGERLLDCCAAPGGKTSVLADRNPEASILAAELHPHRASLLRDLVKSTNVRVVAADAQHLPVGNSFDRVLADVPCSGTGTLARNPEIKWRLQPSDLNDLHARQVGILSSALKHLSPGGRIVYATCSMEREENEKVIEEVLQGNSSFRVMDSRLELEKLRVEGELVWKDVNSLTSGFFLRTIPGVHPCDGFFAAVIEKS